A window of Hippoglossus stenolepis isolate QCI-W04-F060 chromosome 16, HSTE1.2, whole genome shotgun sequence contains these coding sequences:
- the LOC118122837 gene encoding butyrophilin subfamily 3 member A2 has translation MVKVMSLCSAARTHNALGWVSIIWFTSAVSISGSQVDLQVEPQVEAKCGTNVTLTCEATSRRTFDIILFSWVNETNVMCSYGKEQPDPEFPCERSQHKLALTLHNVMPANKGKYLCKLQSNVGISGASTFVTVRGCHDKSGYSINESHAECWFTGVYPSGVVHWFQGDVNLTDSARTREEEDGQGLFKVLSDLNVDERNLSLPYKCSLWIPTDGKYLLSQKTTSPEKIRSSGSPVTLQRICVVVWLVSFLDCIWKS, from the exons ATG GTCAAAGTGATGAGTCTCTGCTCCGCCGCGAGGACGCACAACGCTCTGGGCTGGGTTTCAATCATCTGGTTCACTTCAGCTGTCAGCATCTCTG GCAGTCAAGTGGATCTGCAGGTCGAACCCCAGGTGGAGGCAAAGTGTGGAACAAACGTGACGCTGACATGTGAAGCAACATCTCGGCGGACCTTCGacattatattattttcctgggTGAATGAAACTAACGTTATGTGTTCATATGGAAAAGAGCAGCCTGACCCTGAGTTCCCGTGTGAGCGCTCTCAACACAAACTCGCTCTGACTCTCCACAACGTGATGCCGGCCAACAAGGGAAAGTACCTCTGCAAACTACAATCCAACGTGGGAATAAGTGGCGCCTCCACTTTTGTCACAGTACGAG GTTGCCATGACAAATCTGGTTACTCCATCAATGAGTCTCATGCTGAGTGCTGGTTCACTGGAGTCTATCCCAGCGGCGTCGTCCACTGGTTCCAGGGAGACGTCAACTTAACGGACTCAGCGAGGACACGGGAAGAGGAGGACGGACAAGGACTGTTCAAGGTCCTGAGCGACTTAAACGTGGATGAACGAAACCTGAGCCTGCCCTACAAGTGCTCACTGTGGATACCGACTGACGGGAAGTACCTCTTGAGTCAAAAGACAACTAGTCCGGAGAAGATAAGGTCGTCTGGAAGCCCGGTCACACTTCAGCGGATCTGTGTTGTGGTTTGGTTGGTTTCTTTTCTTGACTGCATTTGGAAAagttga
- the LOC118124070 gene encoding cytoglobin-1: protein MERMQGDGEVDHLEQPSPLTDKERVMIQDSWTKVYQNCDDAGVAILVRLFVNFPSSKQFFSQFRHVEEPEELERSAQLRKHAHRVMTAINTLVESLDNSDKMASVLKLVGTAHAVRHKVEPVYFKILSGVILEVLEETFPEVVTPEVAAAWTKLLATVYCGITAVYEEVGWNKLSTSTG, encoded by the exons ATGGAGAGGATGCAGGGGGATGGAGAGGTGGATCACCTGGAGCAACCAAGCCCACTGACGGACAAGGAGCGGGTGATGATCCAGGACTCCTGGACTAAAGTCTACCAGAACTGTGATGACGCTGGCGTGGCAATACTAGTCAG GCTGTTTGTGAACTTCCCCTCATCCAAGCAGTTCTTCAGCCAGTTCAGGCACGTCGAGGagccagaggagctggagcgcAGCGCCCAGCTCAGGAAGCACGCTCACAGGGTCATGACCGCCATCAACACGCTGGTGGAGAGCCTGGACAACTCGGACAAGATGGCCTCTGTGCTGAAGCTGGTGGGCACGGCCCACGCAGTCCGGCACAAGGTGGAGCCTGTGTACTTCAAG ATCTTGAGTGGTGTGATACTGGAAGTCCTGGAGGAAACGTTCCCAGAGGTCGTGACACCGGAGGTGGCCGCGGCGTGGACCAAACTCCTGGCTACAGTCTACTGCGGCATCACAGCCGTCTACGAGGAAGTGGGCTGGAATAAGCTCTCGACTTCCACTGGGTGA
- the rasd4 gene encoding rasd family member 4, which translates to MHLLSSPNIQLHHRQGSTGELEEKQDKHKRRFFHIRRNNAADPTMSMEVKERTEVRLVFLGAAGVGKTAIIQRFLKDTFEPKHRRTVEELHRKEYEVGGMKVTINIMDTSGSYSFPAMRKLSIQNSDAFALVYAVDDPESLVAVKSLRDEILEVKEDKFTPIVVIGNKIDRQGDRQVFSKDVLSTVELDWNHSFLESSAKDNINVLEAFKELLLQANLPSWLNPALCRRRETFPKESNKRPPMNKTNSCIIS; encoded by the coding sequence ATGCATCTGCTGTCATCACCCAACATCCAGCTCCATCACAGACAAGGATCCACAGGTGAactggaggagaaacaagaTAAACACAAGAGGAGATTCTTTCACATCAGGAGGAACAACGCAGCAGACCCCACCATGTCGATGGAAGtgaaggagaggacagaggtgCGTCTGGTGTTTCTGGGAGCAGCTGGAGTGGGTAAGACCGCCATCATCCAGCGCTTCCTCAAAGACACCTTCGAACCCAAGCACCGGCGCACGGTGGAGGAGCTCCACAGGAAGGAGTATGAGGTGGGGGGCATGAAAGTCACCATCAACATCATGGACACCAGTGGCAGCTACTCCTTCCCGGCCATGCGGAAGCTGTCCATCCAGAACAGCGACGCCTTCGCCCTGGTCTACGCCGTGGACGACCCCGAGTCCCTGGTGGCCGTGAAGAGTCTGCGAGATGAGATCCTGGAGGTCAAAGAGGACAAGTTCACGCCTATCGTGGTAATAGGCAACAAGATCGACCGCCAAGGTGATCGACAGGTGTTCAGCAAGGACGTGCTGTCCACCGTGGAGCTGGACTGGAACCACAGCTTCCTGGAGTCCTCGGCCAAAGACAACATCAACGTGCTGGAGGCGTtcaaggagctgctgctgcaggccaACCTGCCCAGCTGGCTCAACCCGGCGCTGTGCCGGAGACGGGAAACCTTCCCCAAGGAGAGCAACAAGCGACCTCCCATGAACAAGACCAACAGCTGCATCATCTCATAG
- the LOC118123219 gene encoding phosphoribosyl pyrophosphate synthase-associated protein 1 isoform X2 gives MNVAKSGYRVFSANSSAACTELAKKITERLGVELGKSVVFQESNRETRVDVKESVRGQTIFIIQTIPRDVNTAIMELLVMAYALKTSCAKNIIGVIPYFPYSKQCKMRKRGSIVCKLLASMLAKAGLTHIITMDLHQKEIQGFFSFPVDNLRASPFLIQYIQEEIPDYRNAIIVAKSPAAAKRAQSYAERLRLGLAVIHGEAQCSESDMADGRHSPPSVRNTTGHTGHTGLELPLMMAKEKPPITVVGDVGGRIAIIVDDIIDDVGDFVAAAEILKERGAYKIFIMATHGLLSADAPRLIEESAIDEVVVTNTVPHEVQKLQCPKIKTVDVSMILAEAIRRIHNGESMAYLFRNITVDD, from the exons ATGAACGTCGCTAAGAGCGGGTATCGAGTCTTTTCAGCCAACTCGTCCGCAGCCTGCACGGAACTGGCCAAGAAGATCACAGA GAGGCTGGGAGTGGAGCTGGGGAAGTCTGTCGTCTTTCAGGAGTCTAACAGAG AGACGAGAGTGGATGTCAAAGAATCTGTCCGGGGACAAACTATCTTCATCATCCAGACAATACCAAG AGATGTCAACACGGCCATCATGGAGCTGCTGGTCATGGCCTACGCCCTCAAGACGTCCTGTGCAAAGAACATCATCGGAGTTATTCCTTACTTCCCCTACAGCAAGCAGTGCAAGATGAGAAAGAGGGGCTCCATTGTGTGCAAGCTGTTAGCGTCAATGTTGGCCAAAGCAG GATTAACACACATCATTACCATGGACCTGCATCAGAAGGAGATCCAAGGCTTCTTCAGCTTTCCGGTGGACAACCTGCGTGCCTCGCCTTTTTTGATACAGTACATCCAAGAGGAG ATTCCTGATTATCGGAACGCCATCATTGTAGCAAAGtccccagcagcagcaaaaag gGCTCAGTCCTACGCAGAGCGCCTGCGTTTGGGTCTGGCTGTGATTCACGGCGAGGCGCAGTGTTCCGAGTCTGACATGGCCGATGGTCGCCACTCGCCACCAAGTGTACGCAACACCACCGGACACACCGGACACACCGGACTGGAGCTACCTT tgaTGATGGCCAAGGAGAAACCTCCCATCACTGTAGTCGGAGACGTGGGGGGGAGAATTGCCATCATTGTG GATGACATAATAGATGATGTCGGAGACTTTGTTGCAGCCGCAGAGATCCTGAAAGAAAGAGGAGCCTATAAAATCTTCATCATGGCCACACATGGTTTACTGTCTGCTGATGCTCCGCGCCTCATAGAGGAGTCGGCCATTGATGAG GTGGTGGTCACCAACACCGTCCCCCATGAGGTACAGAAGCTGCAGTGTCCCAAAATCAAGACGGTGGATGTCAGCATGATTCTGGCTGAAGCTATTCGCCGCATCCACAACGGAGAGTCCATGGCCTACTTGTTCCGTAACATCACTGTGGACGACTAG
- the LOC118123219 gene encoding phosphoribosyl pyrophosphate synthase-associated protein 1 isoform X1 yields the protein MNVAKSGYRVFSANSSAACTELAKKITERLGVELGKSVVFQESNRETRVDVKESVRGQTIFIIQTIPRDVNTAIMELLVMAYALKTSCAKNIIGVIPYFPYSKQCKMRKRGSIVCKLLASMLAKAGLTHIITMDLHQKEIQGFFSFPVDNLRASPFLIQYIQEEIPDYRNAIIVAKSPAAAKRAQSYAERLRLGLAVIHGEAQCSESDMADGRHSPPSVRNTTGHTGHTGLELPSGKQLFPGIELPMMMAKEKPPITVVGDVGGRIAIIVDDIIDDVGDFVAAAEILKERGAYKIFIMATHGLLSADAPRLIEESAIDEVVVTNTVPHEVQKLQCPKIKTVDVSMILAEAIRRIHNGESMAYLFRNITVDD from the exons ATGAACGTCGCTAAGAGCGGGTATCGAGTCTTTTCAGCCAACTCGTCCGCAGCCTGCACGGAACTGGCCAAGAAGATCACAGA GAGGCTGGGAGTGGAGCTGGGGAAGTCTGTCGTCTTTCAGGAGTCTAACAGAG AGACGAGAGTGGATGTCAAAGAATCTGTCCGGGGACAAACTATCTTCATCATCCAGACAATACCAAG AGATGTCAACACGGCCATCATGGAGCTGCTGGTCATGGCCTACGCCCTCAAGACGTCCTGTGCAAAGAACATCATCGGAGTTATTCCTTACTTCCCCTACAGCAAGCAGTGCAAGATGAGAAAGAGGGGCTCCATTGTGTGCAAGCTGTTAGCGTCAATGTTGGCCAAAGCAG GATTAACACACATCATTACCATGGACCTGCATCAGAAGGAGATCCAAGGCTTCTTCAGCTTTCCGGTGGACAACCTGCGTGCCTCGCCTTTTTTGATACAGTACATCCAAGAGGAG ATTCCTGATTATCGGAACGCCATCATTGTAGCAAAGtccccagcagcagcaaaaag gGCTCAGTCCTACGCAGAGCGCCTGCGTTTGGGTCTGGCTGTGATTCACGGCGAGGCGCAGTGTTCCGAGTCTGACATGGCCGATGGTCGCCACTCGCCACCAAGTGTACGCAACACCACCGGACACACCGGACACACCGGACTGGAGCTACCTT CAGGCAAACAACTGTTCCCCGGCATAGAGCTCCCAA tgaTGATGGCCAAGGAGAAACCTCCCATCACTGTAGTCGGAGACGTGGGGGGGAGAATTGCCATCATTGTG GATGACATAATAGATGATGTCGGAGACTTTGTTGCAGCCGCAGAGATCCTGAAAGAAAGAGGAGCCTATAAAATCTTCATCATGGCCACACATGGTTTACTGTCTGCTGATGCTCCGCGCCTCATAGAGGAGTCGGCCATTGATGAG GTGGTGGTCACCAACACCGTCCCCCATGAGGTACAGAAGCTGCAGTGTCCCAAAATCAAGACGGTGGATGTCAGCATGATTCTGGCTGAAGCTATTCGCCGCATCCACAACGGAGAGTCCATGGCCTACTTGTTCCGTAACATCACTGTGGACGACTAG